The following are encoded in a window of bacterium genomic DNA:
- a CDS encoding glycosyltransferase produces the protein MRLFEMILATFAVAGLAGLAFPYLGYPLLLRLIPARRPNEPVGEPPPAPGVSVIVAAYNEAGRIAGKIDDILAQDYDGPLEIIVASDASDDGMDDVARRYEDRGVLLVRLPERGGKSVAQNAAVEIARGEVLLFTDASVTLAPGTIKALIERLADPTVGCVTGEDASIAASAGDASAGAGLYTRFEKAVRRLEEENTGTLIGVSGCLFAVRRELRPPVPPQAVDDLFVPIHVTCRGYRVVAEKGAVAYVRRTNGLAQEFSRKVRTFTGAFFTMPAIRRTEDPVALARIRPHLFAHKYARWLGPAFALMALAGSGLLAPRHPLFALVFALQAAGYAGGLIGLFALARSARGEDAGTPGLIARITRLAAFFLVVQAAAAFAWWRYFAGKPFVVWTPTKRAA, from the coding sequence ATTCCGGCGCGCCGCCCGAACGAGCCGGTCGGCGAGCCGCCGCCCGCGCCCGGCGTTTCGGTCATCGTGGCGGCCTACAACGAAGCCGGACGCATTGCCGGCAAGATTGACGACATCCTCGCCCAGGACTACGACGGGCCGCTTGAGATCATCGTCGCCTCCGACGCCTCGGACGACGGCATGGACGATGTCGCGCGGCGCTACGAGGACCGGGGCGTCCTGCTTGTGCGTCTGCCGGAGCGCGGCGGCAAGAGCGTCGCGCAAAACGCCGCCGTCGAAATCGCCCGCGGGGAGGTGCTGCTTTTCACCGACGCATCGGTGACGCTCGCCCCCGGCACGATCAAGGCCCTCATCGAGCGCCTGGCCGATCCGACCGTCGGGTGCGTGACCGGCGAGGACGCGAGCATTGCCGCGTCCGCCGGCGACGCGTCCGCGGGCGCGGGCCTTTACACGCGGTTCGAGAAGGCGGTGCGGCGTCTGGAAGAGGAAAATACGGGCACCTTGATCGGCGTATCCGGTTGCCTGTTCGCGGTGAGGCGCGAATTACGCCCGCCCGTGCCGCCCCAGGCGGTGGACGATCTTTTCGTGCCGATCCACGTGACCTGCCGGGGATATCGCGTGGTGGCGGAAAAGGGCGCGGTGGCGTACGTGCGCCGCACAAACGGGCTCGCGCAGGAATTTTCGCGCAAGGTCCGCACCTTCACGGGCGCGTTTTTTACCATGCCGGCGATTCGAAGGACGGAGGATCCCGTCGCGCTTGCACGCATCCGCCCGCACCTGTTCGCGCACAAGTACGCGCGTTGGCTTGGGCCGGCGTTTGCGCTCATGGCGCTCGCGGGATCGGGCCTGCTGGCGCCGCGCCACCCGCTGTTCGCGCTCGTCTTCGCTCTCCAGGCGGCCGGTTACGCGGGGGGTCTTATCGGGCTTTTCGCGCTGGCGCGCTCCGCGCGGGGCGAAGACGCGGGCACGCCCGGTCTTATCGCGAGGATCACGCGGCTGGCGGCATTTTTTCTCGTGGTGCAGGCGGCGGCGGCTTTCGCATGGTGGCGCTATTTCGCGGGCAAACCGTTCGTGGTGTGGACACCGACGAAACGCG